Within the Aythya fuligula isolate bAytFul2 unplaced genomic scaffold, bAytFul2.pri scaffold_104_arrow_ctg1, whole genome shotgun sequence genome, the region ACCCCACAGAtcccccccacgccccccccaccccatagatccccccccaggccccctccACCCCATAAATCCCCCCCACGACCTCCCCACCCCATAGATCCCCCAGGATCTCCTCAAGATCCCTGGGATCCTGGCGACCTCCCCACCCCACAAATCCCCCCCACGCCCCCTccaccccataacccccccccacgcccccccccaccccataaaCCCCCCCCAacgccccccccaccccacagatctccccctccaccacctccccacccccccgTTAAGATCTTTTGGTGATCCGGCGAtcgcccccacccccccaagACCCCAAATAACCCCCCCGTCCCCCCTTTTTTTATCCCATAGAGGGGGGCCCGGACCCGGCGCTCAACCCCCAGTTGGCCAACGCGGTGGAGCAATGCCGGGCCAACAACATGCCCAAGGCCTCCATCGAGGCCGCCATCCGCGGCGCGGTAGGTCCCCCCCAAAATTTTTTGGGATCCCCCATCACCCCACAACTTACGGGGCAGCCCCACGACCTCCTCCTCgtcccccaaaacccccaaactTTAGGAAAAACCGGCGGCGGGGGCGAGGGTCCTCTACGAAGCCCGGGGGGCCGGCGGGTGGGCGCTGCTGGTGGAGGTCCTCACCGATAACCCGCGGCGGAGCCAGCACGAGATCCGCCTCCTCCTCGCCCGCCACGGGTGCGTCTTTTGGGATCTGGCCTCCAATTTTGGGGGCCGAACCCCGTTTTTGAGTGTTTTgggtctttttttatttttttttggtgtttttgggGTCTTTTTTTTGGAGTATTTGGGGTCTTTTGCCACCCAGGGCCACCGTGGCCGAAGGGGCCCGGCACGGGTTCGAGCAGATCGGGGTGGTGCGCGTGGCCCCCCGGGATTTGCGGGGTCGCCCCGTGGCCTTGGAGGCCGCCCTGGAGGCCGCGGTGGAGGCCGGAGCTCGGGACGTCTgcgaggaggaagaggaggaggaggaggaggaggaagaggaggcggCGCTGAAggtgggggaggaaggagcgTCGGGATTGGATGGGTTGAGGGGGGAGGTGGTGCCATCCGCGACAACGATTGGGCAACCCTTGGCCAACACCGATGACCGTTGGTCAATGGTTGGTCAACCTTGATGACCATTGGCCAACTGTTGGCCAACCCCGATGATCGTTGGCCAACCCCGATGACCGTTGGCCAACCATTGGCCAACCCCGATGACCGTTGGCCAACCGTTGGCCATCCCCAATGACCGTTGGCCAACCCTTGGCCAACCCCGATGACCCTTGGCCAACCCCAACCCCCATTGGCCAACCCTTGACCATCCCCAACCCCCGTTGGCCAACCCTTGACCACCCCCAACCCCCGTTGGCCAACTTTTGACCACCCCCAACCCCCGTTGGCCAACCCTTGACCATCCCCAAAGACCCTTGGCCAACCCTTGACCATCCCCAACCCCCGTTGGCCAACCCTTGACCACCCCCAACCCCCGTTGGCCAACTTTTGACCACCCCCAACCCCCGTTGGCCAACCCTTGACCATCCCCAAAGACCCTTGGCCAACCCTTGACCATCCCCAACCCCCGTTGGCCAACCCTTGACCACCCCCAACCCCCGTTGGCCAACTTTTGACCACCCCCAACCCCTGTTGGCCAACCATTGACCACCCCCAACCCCCATTGGCCAACCCTTGACCACCCCCAATGACCATTGGCCAACCCTTGACTACCCCCAACCCCCGTTGGCCAACCCTTGACCTTCTACCACCATCTTTGGCCAACCCTTGACCACCCCCAACCCCCGTTGGCCAACTTTTGACCACCCCCAACCCCCATTGGCCAACCCTTGACCATCCCCAACCCCCATTggccgtcccccccccccagttcaTCTGCGAGACCTCGTCCCTGCGGGCCGTGCGGGAGCGCCTGGAGGCCTCGGGGCTGCGCCCGCTCTCGGCCACCATCGAGTACCTGCCCCGGGACCGCGTGGCGCTGCCGGAAGGGACGCGGGAAGAGGCCGAGCGCCTCCTCCAAGCCCTCGGGGACTACCCCGACGTCGTCAACATCTACCACAACATCCAATAGGAAACCTGGGGGGGCGTGGCCTCGGGATTTGGGGtcacctcccctccccccgCGATGCTGGTGGcaataaaagcctttttttgagtgtttttctGCCTCCGTGTGTATTAATTTTGACTGCggccccctcccaccccaaaaaaaaccccaaagtTTGGGcccaaccccccaaaaaaaaacagggcgGGGTCATTTGTTtgaaggggggggggacccggggTCAGTCGTCGGATCCCGTGGGGCTGCCGAGGAAGATGTCGCCGTAGGGGAAAGCTTGGGCGGCCCCTtcgtcttcctcctcctcttcatcgtcctcgtcgtcgtcgtcgtcgtcgtcgtccTCCTcgtcgtcctcctcctcctcggggtGGATGAAGGCCCCGGCCTCCCCCTGGAGGTGCCGCCGGACGACGGGGTGGGTGAGGCCGAAGAAGTCCTCGCCGGCCCCGGGGACGTGCGGAGGGCCCCGGGGCCTCCCCCCGGCCTCCTCCAAGGCCTGGAGGAGGCGAGCGTGGCAAACGTCCGGCGTAGGGCCCGCCAAAACCCGGCCGGGCTCGTCCTCGGCCACGATCTCGCACCGGGGTCCGGCCACGATCCGGCAAGTGTAGAGGCAGCGCCGGGCCGGCCTCCGCAAGCTGGCGAAGAGCCGGGTGCTCCGGTAGCCCGGCGGCAAGATggccgccgcccccgccccgaCGACCCCCAAGCTGTGCACAGTCAACGGGCCGAGACTCAAGGGCAACGACGGCGGCGCCCCGCCGCGCCGGCGCGGCGACGAGCTCAGGATGGCCGCCGGCGGCCCGGCGAGGTGGGCGGCCTCTTCGGGCGGCCTCAAGATGGCCGCCGGCGACGCCGCGGACGCCATCTTGGAGGCGCCCCGGGGCCCGTTGGGCCGGGAGGGGTCCCGGGGGTCATCGAGGGGGGCGTCGCGGGACCCCGATGGCCTCAACCCGTCCCTGGAGGCCGCCGGCCTCGCGTCATCCCTTGAACCCGTTGGCCTCAACTCATCCCTTGACCCCGTTGGCCTCAACTCATCCCTTGACCCCAAATCCCTTGACCCCGTTGACCTCAACTCATCCCTTGACCCCAAATCTCTTGACCCTGTTGACCTCAACTCATCCCTTGACCCCAAATCCCTTGACCCCGTCGACCTCAACTCATCCCTTGACCCCAAATCCCTTGACCCCAAATCCCTTGACCCCGTCGGCCTCCCCCCattcctcccaccccccaacCTCCCCTCCGCCCCCTTCGCCCCGTCCCTCCGGCCGTCCCCCCGGCCTCCCCTCCTCGCCCGCCGCCCGGCCTCGCCCCCGGCCTCCTCCGGCCCGGCCAAAGCTCGGAGTTGGAGGAGGCGAGTGAGTAGGAAGCGGCGCTCGTCCCGCGCCCGGAGGAACTTGGCCTCCAACCTCGCCACCTCGTCGCACAGCGCCCCGTTCTCGAAGACCAGCGCCCGCGCCGCGCGCCGGAGCCGGTTGTACTTCAGGCGGTAGCGCTCGGCCGGCCTCCCCCGGGGGGCTTTCGGCATCCTGGGGGGGTGAGGAAGGGGGTAATTAAGGCGGTGGTTAATTGAGGAAGGCGTGGCGGAGGTCGCGGGGTGGTCGCgggggtggaggaggagcagggggtggggttggggggggtggaggtggggtgggggggagttACAACGAGTTGGAAGGGGAAATGTGGTTGCGAGGGGTTGGAGGAGTAGTTACTACAAGTTGTAAGGATAAATGTGGTTGCGATGGGTTGCAGGAGTAGTTGCAACAAGTTGCAGTGGGTTGTAGGATTAGTTACAACAAGTTGCAAGGGTAAATGAGGATGCGATGGGTTGTACGAGTAGTTGAAAGAGGTTACAATGGGTTGGAGGAGTAGTTGCAAGAGGTTGCAATGGGTTGAAGGAGTAGTTGCAACAAGTTGCAGTGGGTTGGAGGAGTAGTTACAACAAGTTGCAAGGGTAAATGTGGTTGCGAGGGGTTGGAGGAGTAGTTGCAAGAGGTTGCAATGGGTTGAAGGAGTAGTTGCAACAAGTTGCAGTGGGTTGGAGGAGTAGTTGCAATGAGTTGTAAGGGGAAATGTGGTTGCGAGGGGTTGGAGGAGTAGTTGCAAGAGGTTACAATGGGTTGGAGGAGTAGTTGAAAGAGGTTACAATAGGTTGTAGCTGTAATTGCGACGGGTTGTAAGAGTAAATGTGGTTGCAAGGGGTTGGAGGAGTAGTTACAACAAGTTGCAATGGTAAATGTGGTTGCGAGGGGTTGGAGGAATAGTTGCAAGAGGTTACAATGGGTTGGAGGAGTAGTTACAACAAGTTGCAAGGGTAAATGACGATGCGATGGGTTTGTTGGAGTAGTTGAAAGAGGTTACAATGGGTTGGAGGAGTAGTTGCAACAAGTTGCAGTGGGTTGGAGGAGTAGTTGCAATGAGTTGTAAGGGGAAATGTGCTTGCGAGGGGTTGGAGGAGTAGTTACTACAAGTTGTAAGGGTAAATGAGGATGCGATGGGTTTGTAGGAGTAGTTGCAACAAGTTGCAGTGGGTTGGAGGAGTAGCTACAACAAGTTGTAAGGGTAAATGAGGATGCGATGGGTTTGTAGGAGTAGTTGCAAGAGGTTACAGTGGGTTGGAGGAGTAGTTACAACAAGTTGCAATGGTAAATGTGGTTGCGAGGGGTTGGAGGAGTAGTTGCAAGAGGTTACAATGGGTTGAAGGAGTAGTTGCAACAAGTTGCAGTGGGTTGGAGGAGTAGTTACAACAAGTTGCAAGGGTAA harbors:
- the LOC116501487 gene encoding translational activator of cytochrome c oxidase 1; protein product: GGPDPALNPQLANAVEQCRANNMPKASIEAAIRGAEKPAAGARVLYEARGAGGWALLVEVLTDNPRRSQHEIRLLLARHGATVAEGARHGFEQIGVVRVAPRDLRGRPVALEAALEAAVEAGARDVCEEEEEEEEEEEEEAALKFICETSSLRAVRERLEASGLRPLSATIEYLPRDRVALPEGTREEAERLLQALGDYPDVVNIYHNIQ
- the TBRG1 gene encoding transforming growth factor beta regulator 1, producing MPKAPRGRPAERYRLKYNRLRRAARALVFENGALCDEVARLEAKFLRARDERRFLLTRLLQLRALAGPEEAGGEAGRRARRGGRGDGRRDGAKGAEGRLGGGRNGGRPTGSRDLGSRDLGSRDELRSTGSRDLGSRDELRSTGSRDLGSRDELRSTGSRDLGSRDELRPTGSRDELRPTGSRDDARPAASRDGLRPSGSRDAPLDDPRDPSRPNGPRGASKMASAASPAAILRPPEEAAHLAGPPAAILSSSPRRRGGAPPSLPLSLGPLTVHSLGVVGAGAAAILPPGYRSTRLFASLRRPARRCLYTCRIVAGPRCEIVAEDEPGRVLAGPTPDVCHARLLQALEEAGGRPRGPPHVPGAGEDFFGLTHPVVRRHLQGEAGAFIHPEEEEDDEEDDDDDDDDEDDEEEEEDEGAAQAFPYGDIFLGSPTGSDD